Proteins co-encoded in one Natronorubrum daqingense genomic window:
- the hpt gene encoding hypoxanthine/guanine phosphoribosyltransferase, with product MDQLKRSLLDAPIIEKNGYHYFVHPISDGVPKLDPGLLREIVIRIIRKAKLEEVDRIVTPAAMGIHISTAVSLMTDIPLTVIRKRQYGLDDEVAISQQTGYSENEMYINDVREGERVLVLDDVLSTGGTLASVLEALDGIGAEVVDTVAVIKKVGGENKVADADYRVKTLINVDVVDGEVVIVDENGDS from the coding sequence ATGGATCAGTTGAAGCGGTCGCTTCTCGACGCCCCGATCATCGAGAAAAACGGTTATCACTACTTCGTCCACCCGATTAGTGACGGCGTGCCGAAACTCGACCCCGGCTTGCTTCGGGAGATCGTCATTCGGATCATCCGAAAAGCGAAACTCGAGGAAGTCGATCGAATCGTCACGCCGGCCGCGATGGGCATCCACATTTCGACGGCCGTCTCGCTGATGACGGACATTCCACTGACGGTCATCCGAAAGCGCCAGTATGGACTCGACGACGAGGTCGCTATCTCCCAGCAGACGGGGTACTCGGAGAACGAGATGTACATCAACGACGTCCGCGAGGGCGAACGCGTGCTCGTCCTCGACGACGTCCTCTCGACGGGTGGGACGCTGGCATCCGTGCTCGAGGCCCTCGATGGGATCGGTGCCGAAGTCGTAGACACCGTTGCGGTGATCAAGAAAGTCGGCGGCGAAAACAAGGTCGCAGACGCAGATTACCGCGTCAAAACGCTGATCAACGTCGATGTCGTCGACGGTGAGGTCGTCATCGTCGACGAGAACGGCGACTCGTAA
- a CDS encoding ABC transporter permease: MSQRQPTTQRGRIRITGFDEAVADQTDTEVWDGESESSGRSRLEYAWLRFKSNRTALFGMLIIAVMAVLAIFARPIEVSTMGYQITLQPISLAPFGPNEMYVGEANEAPSFAHPFGTDWAGRDIFSRVLVGGRLSLSIGFIAVVLALVVGIPLGAVAGYFGGWIDEVIMRMIDMLYAFPFLVLAIAIVAIFGSGFWVIIFALVVTGWLSYARLLRGEILSVKENEYVLAAKALGSPDRTIVFKHIVPNAMAPVIVQATLNIGTIVLAAAALGFLGIGLEPGSAEWGSMLSNGRDSIVYGHWHITLFPGGAIFLFVMAINLVGDGINDALDPQGNAAKERMR; encoded by the coding sequence ATGAGCCAACGACAACCAACGACACAACGTGGTCGAATCCGCATTACTGGATTCGACGAAGCGGTCGCCGACCAGACGGACACCGAAGTCTGGGACGGCGAATCGGAAAGTAGCGGACGCAGTCGCCTCGAGTACGCCTGGCTCCGATTCAAATCGAATCGAACGGCGTTATTCGGGATGCTAATTATTGCCGTGATGGCGGTTCTCGCCATCTTCGCCCGTCCGATCGAGGTGTCGACGATGGGCTATCAGATCACGCTGCAGCCGATTTCACTCGCGCCGTTCGGTCCGAACGAGATGTACGTCGGCGAGGCGAACGAGGCACCGTCGTTCGCACATCCGTTCGGGACGGACTGGGCGGGGCGTGATATCTTCTCTCGCGTCCTCGTCGGCGGACGACTCAGTCTGAGTATCGGGTTTATCGCCGTCGTGCTCGCGTTAGTCGTCGGAATCCCGCTCGGAGCAGTTGCGGGCTACTTCGGCGGCTGGATCGACGAGGTCATCATGCGAATGATCGACATGCTCTACGCGTTCCCGTTCCTGGTCCTGGCGATCGCCATCGTCGCGATTTTCGGATCCGGATTCTGGGTGATCATCTTCGCGCTCGTCGTTACGGGGTGGCTGAGTTACGCCAGACTCTTACGCGGAGAGATACTCTCGGTCAAAGAAAACGAGTACGTGCTGGCCGCGAAAGCACTCGGCTCCCCCGACCGAACGATCGTCTTCAAACACATCGTCCCCAACGCGATGGCACCCGTCATCGTCCAGGCGACGCTGAACATCGGGACGATCGTGCTCGCGGCCGCAGCGCTCGGATTCCTGGGGATCGGCCTCGAGCCGGGAAGCGCCGAATGGGGCTCGATGCTCTCGAACGGACGTGATTCGATCGTCTACGGCCACTGGCACATCACGCTCTTCCCCGGGGGTGCGATCTTCCTGTTCGTGATGGCCATCAACCTGGTCGGTGACGGTATCAACGACGCACTCGACCCGCAAGGAAACGCAGCAAAAGAGAGGATGCGATAA
- a CDS encoding ABC transporter ATP-binding protein produces MSLLEVEDLVVQFYTEDGVVRAVDELSYEIERGEKYGIVGESGAGKSVTSLSLMQLIESPGEIVSGEIRFKGQNLLDLSESELRDIRGNDIAMVFQDAETALNPVYSVGEQIAEAIRTHKDVTDEEAKEETIELLERVGIPDASARYSDYPHEFSGGMQQRAVIAMALSCDPDLLICDEPTTALDVTIEAQILELLDELASDFDTAIQLITHDLGVVAELCDRVMVLYAGQAVERAPVEELYYEPKHPYTVGLMASIPRIGDEREELTTIPGAMPDLIDVPTGCRFHPRCPYAEDVCMKREPPLMDTDEEVVADDTENTGHVASCHEYTGELANGLDYDIDVRGESQ; encoded by the coding sequence ATGTCACTACTCGAAGTGGAAGATCTCGTCGTACAGTTCTACACCGAAGACGGGGTGGTCCGCGCAGTCGACGAACTCAGCTACGAGATCGAACGCGGCGAAAAGTACGGTATCGTCGGCGAAAGTGGTGCCGGAAAGAGCGTCACGAGCCTCTCGCTGATGCAACTGATCGAGAGCCCCGGCGAAATCGTCAGCGGTGAGATTCGATTCAAGGGGCAGAATCTCCTCGACCTTTCCGAAAGCGAGTTGCGGGATATCCGCGGGAACGACATCGCGATGGTGTTCCAGGACGCAGAAACCGCGCTCAACCCCGTCTACTCGGTTGGCGAACAGATCGCCGAAGCGATCCGCACGCACAAGGACGTGACCGACGAGGAGGCCAAAGAAGAGACGATCGAACTCCTCGAGCGCGTCGGCATTCCCGACGCGTCGGCGCGCTACTCGGACTATCCCCACGAGTTCTCCGGCGGGATGCAACAGCGAGCCGTCATCGCGATGGCGCTGTCGTGCGACCCGGATCTCCTGATCTGTGACGAACCGACGACGGCACTCGACGTGACGATCGAAGCCCAGATTCTCGAGTTACTCGACGAACTCGCCTCGGACTTCGATACGGCGATCCAACTGATCACGCACGACCTCGGCGTCGTCGCCGAACTCTGCGATCGGGTGATGGTCCTCTATGCGGGACAGGCCGTCGAGCGAGCGCCCGTCGAGGAACTCTACTACGAGCCAAAACATCCCTATACGGTTGGATTGATGGCGTCGATTCCGCGAATTGGAGACGAACGCGAGGAGTTAACGACGATTCCCGGGGCGATGCCCGACCTCATCGACGTGCCGACGGGGTGTCGGTTCCATCCGAGATGTCCCTACGCCGAAGACGTCTGTATGAAACGCGAACCCCCACTCATGGACACGGACGAAGAGGTAGTCGCCGACGACACAGAAAACACCGGTCACGTGGCGTCCTGTCACGAATACACCGGCGAACTCGCGAACGGATTAGATTACGATATCGACGTTCGAGGTGAGTCCCAATGA
- a CDS encoding ABC transporter substrate-binding protein, whose product MPSHGSNDDGDISRRPLLKGLGAAGLIGLAGCISEEGDVEADNAAEELIAEGFEEEGVEPPFETTVYANSDSSDRIAYGELIQNELNETGFFDVSFDDMEWGAYLDFMNSVAEEEENALLCNGHSADWDPHVFMNNPYHSSAHSPSGINTNHFEDEEYDDLVDEGVEESDQEARQDIYADAQERLVELSPVALIQFGEQVTAWNNDEVSGFKTHPMAGREFTAVYAPHEGVYTEVDNDDDELRVDLGSDVPDFDPISQEDTVSLMATTLVYESLIAVDFAGTPQPGLATDWEQEDDTTWRFYLREGVEFHNGDEFTAHDVQTSYERYEDEVRESDVYDWYESSEIVNDHEIVIEHHRDYSGPFEATGAGDVPIVPEGAEDGDVNLSDGPVGTGPYQFDEHQEDDRFVIERYDDHWYTGDEYDNDVPETPPVETIVMEVIPEGSSRHQALEVGDIDLSQGLPAESVAEFEDDDDFDVDGALGLSNEYLTFPLWQEPFNNPKVRRGISGLIPRETIMDNVFHDVGELAYTPISPILEDFTGTDYQDELAEEHLEVQ is encoded by the coding sequence ATGCCATCACACGGATCGAACGATGACGGCGATATTAGTCGGCGACCACTGCTCAAAGGACTCGGTGCGGCGGGTCTAATCGGCCTCGCTGGCTGTATCTCCGAAGAGGGCGATGTCGAAGCAGACAACGCAGCAGAGGAACTCATCGCGGAAGGATTCGAAGAAGAAGGCGTCGAACCACCGTTCGAGACGACGGTGTACGCGAACTCGGATAGTTCCGACCGAATCGCCTACGGCGAACTCATTCAAAACGAACTGAACGAGACCGGATTCTTCGACGTTTCTTTCGATGACATGGAGTGGGGGGCGTATCTCGACTTCATGAACAGCGTTGCTGAAGAGGAGGAGAACGCCCTCCTCTGTAACGGTCACAGTGCAGACTGGGACCCACACGTGTTCATGAACAACCCGTATCACTCGAGTGCGCACTCGCCAAGTGGGATCAACACGAATCACTTCGAGGACGAAGAGTACGACGACCTGGTCGACGAAGGGGTCGAAGAGTCGGACCAGGAAGCGCGACAAGATATTTACGCGGATGCACAGGAACGACTCGTCGAACTCTCCCCCGTTGCACTCATTCAATTCGGCGAACAGGTAACTGCCTGGAATAACGACGAGGTGAGCGGGTTCAAGACGCATCCGATGGCAGGACGTGAGTTCACCGCAGTGTACGCGCCACACGAGGGAGTGTACACGGAAGTCGACAACGACGACGACGAGCTTCGTGTCGACCTCGGCTCCGACGTCCCCGACTTCGATCCGATCAGTCAGGAGGACACGGTCTCGCTCATGGCGACCACGCTCGTATACGAGAGCCTCATCGCCGTCGATTTCGCCGGTACTCCACAACCCGGTCTTGCGACGGACTGGGAGCAAGAAGACGACACAACCTGGCGGTTCTACCTCCGCGAAGGCGTCGAGTTCCACAACGGTGACGAGTTCACCGCACACGACGTCCAAACCTCCTACGAGCGCTACGAGGACGAAGTTCGCGAGTCGGACGTCTACGACTGGTACGAAAGCAGCGAGATCGTCAACGACCACGAAATCGTCATCGAACACCACCGAGACTACAGTGGACCGTTCGAGGCGACTGGTGCCGGTGACGTCCCGATCGTCCCAGAAGGTGCCGAAGATGGCGATGTCAACCTCTCCGACGGCCCAGTCGGAACCGGTCCGTACCAATTCGACGAACATCAAGAAGACGACCGATTCGTGATCGAACGGTACGACGACCACTGGTACACCGGCGACGAGTACGACAACGACGTCCCCGAAACCCCACCAGTCGAAACGATCGTCATGGAAGTTATCCCAGAAGGGTCGTCACGTCACCAGGCGCTCGAAGTCGGGGACATCGACCTCAGCCAGGGACTCCCGGCCGAAAGCGTCGCCGAGTTCGAAGACGACGACGACTTCGACGTCGACGGCGCACTCGGACTCTCGAACGAATACCTGACCTTCCCGCTCTGGCAGGAGCCGTTCAACAATCCGAAAGTTCGCCGCGGCATCAGTGGCCTGATTCCACGCGAGACGATCATGGACAACGTGTTCCACGACGTCGGAGAGCTGGCGTACACGCCAATTTCCCCGATTCTGGAAGATTTCACCGGAACGGACTATCAGGACGAACTCGCTGAGGAACACCTCGAAGTACAGTAA
- a CDS encoding ABC transporter permease, with protein sequence MSLSRYILKRVLVTIPVLFGVSAITFSFIHIAPGDPVDMIAGFGDVDEEVLDGIREDYNLHLPLWEQYLLWLQDALLLDFGESPITGRDVGASIAARLPHTILLGVSAWVLALGIGIPTGIIAAVKQGETADEVSRIAALAGIATPNFWLGLVLLWIFSVHFGWFSVIPPDAPLLSFSTLWFMILPTITLGTASAALITRLMRSSMLQELNKDYVRTARAKGLRERTVILKHVLRNSLIAVVTVAGLQIAFLIDGAVVVEEVFAWPGMGRLLVGAIFERDFPIIQAGVLLIAVTIIVANLIVDIIYSYLDPRIRY encoded by the coding sequence ATGTCTCTTTCACGCTATATACTAAAGCGGGTTCTCGTCACGATACCAGTTCTGTTCGGTGTCTCAGCGATTACGTTCTCGTTCATTCACATCGCACCGGGCGACCCGGTCGACATGATCGCTGGTTTCGGTGACGTCGACGAAGAGGTCCTCGATGGAATTCGAGAGGATTACAACCTCCATCTCCCTCTTTGGGAACAGTACCTGCTCTGGTTACAAGACGCGTTGTTGCTCGATTTCGGTGAATCGCCGATCACCGGTAGAGATGTCGGCGCATCGATCGCCGCTCGACTGCCACACACGATTCTCCTCGGTGTCTCGGCGTGGGTTCTCGCACTCGGGATCGGTATCCCGACGGGGATCATCGCCGCAGTCAAGCAAGGCGAAACCGCAGACGAAGTCAGCCGAATCGCTGCACTCGCTGGTATCGCGACGCCGAACTTCTGGCTCGGTCTCGTGTTGTTGTGGATCTTCAGCGTTCACTTCGGATGGTTCAGCGTTATTCCGCCGGACGCGCCGCTGTTGAGTTTCAGCACGCTCTGGTTCATGATCCTCCCGACCATCACGCTCGGGACGGCATCCGCCGCACTCATCACGCGACTGATGCGGTCGTCGATGCTCCAGGAACTGAACAAGGACTACGTCCGGACCGCACGAGCGAAAGGGTTGCGCGAGCGAACGGTCATCCTCAAACACGTGCTGCGTAATTCGTTGATCGCAGTCGTGACCGTCGCTGGGTTGCAGATCGCGTTCCTCATCGACGGCGCAGTCGTCGTCGAGGAGGTCTTCGCTTGGCCGGGAATGGGTCGATTGCTCGTCGGCGCAATCTTCGAGCGTGACTTCCCCATCATCCAGGCCGGCGTGTTGTTGATCGCAGTCACGATCATCGTCGCCAACCTGATCGTCGATATCATCTACTCGTATCTCGATCCACGAATTCGATATTAA
- a CDS encoding DUF7344 domain-containing protein: MVQKQQSDSIDSGDSLSKGEVFEVLRNQRRRYVLQYLQQDSRPVELGDLAQQVAAWEYETTLEEVTPEQRKRVYTTLQQTHLPKMDKSGILEFDSDDGVIEATDRARDISIYLEIVPGHEFAWRELYLSLGAISGALVAALWLEIYPLTVFSDLAWLGITAATFTVTAIVHSYYERNMRLGHGDQPPELSYGSDN; the protein is encoded by the coding sequence GTGGTGCAAAAACAACAATCTGATAGTATCGATTCCGGAGACTCACTATCGAAGGGTGAAGTTTTCGAAGTATTACGTAACCAGCGACGACGCTACGTCCTGCAGTATCTCCAGCAGGATTCCCGTCCCGTCGAACTCGGTGATCTCGCCCAGCAAGTCGCCGCCTGGGAGTACGAAACCACGCTCGAGGAAGTCACGCCCGAACAACGAAAGCGCGTGTACACGACCCTCCAGCAGACGCACCTACCGAAGATGGACAAATCGGGGATTCTCGAGTTCGACTCCGACGACGGCGTCATCGAGGCGACGGATCGAGCCCGGGATATCAGTATCTACCTCGAGATCGTTCCCGGCCACGAGTTCGCCTGGCGCGAACTCTACCTCTCCCTCGGTGCGATTTCTGGCGCGCTCGTCGCCGCACTCTGGCTCGAGATTTACCCGCTGACGGTCTTTTCGGATCTCGCGTGGCTGGGGATCACCGCTGCAACGTTCACGGTGACGGCGATCGTCCACAGTTATTACGAGCGGAATATGCGACTCGGCCACGGTGATCAGCCCCCGGAACTCAGCTACGGAAGCGACAACTGA